One segment of Streptosporangium brasiliense DNA contains the following:
- a CDS encoding SWIM zinc finger family protein encodes MIERWNRDQVLALAPDAPSQKAAQGVSSPGKWSGIGVTADALWGECKGSGSKPYRACVDLSEPAYRCSCPSRKFPCKHALGLLLLWSADGVPAADEPADWVAEWLDQRRDRAAKAATRAAATADPAESGPPGGGRRAEQREQRVAAGLSELERWLADQIRQGIAGSRRHDHWDGLAKRLIDAQAPAVAGSVSRLNAVLATEDWPARLLGEYALLHLLSVAHRRLPEMVRASGDGADAPERAGAPHPAAAGLLQRVRERVGFPVTKEEVLAGETVRDVWDVLGRRDEEQDRLIARRVWLRGRATGRPALVLSFAPVGQALDASLVTGTALDADLAFYPGPSPLRALVAARHDAAPAGPAPGSTPERALEEVARALAGDPWVDSWPVVLDGVTPARGSSWQLAGPSGGLALHPSAGTPWRLLAASGGHPLTVAAEWTPRGLRPLTTWDEKGRVIVL; translated from the coding sequence GTGATCGAACGATGGAACCGGGATCAGGTGCTCGCGCTCGCGCCCGACGCCCCATCCCAGAAAGCGGCCCAGGGGGTCTCCTCCCCCGGCAAGTGGTCGGGAATCGGGGTCACGGCGGACGCGCTGTGGGGCGAGTGCAAGGGCAGCGGTTCCAAGCCCTACCGGGCGTGCGTGGACCTGTCCGAGCCCGCCTACCGGTGCAGCTGCCCGAGCCGGAAGTTCCCCTGCAAACACGCGCTCGGCCTGCTGCTGCTCTGGTCGGCCGACGGCGTCCCGGCCGCCGACGAGCCCGCCGACTGGGTGGCCGAGTGGCTCGACCAGCGGCGTGACCGCGCCGCGAAGGCGGCCACCCGCGCGGCGGCGACGGCGGATCCGGCGGAGTCCGGCCCGCCGGGCGGCGGCCGCCGGGCCGAGCAGCGCGAGCAGCGTGTGGCGGCCGGCCTGTCGGAGCTGGAGCGCTGGCTCGCCGACCAGATCAGGCAGGGCATCGCCGGATCCCGGCGGCACGACCACTGGGACGGCCTCGCCAAACGTCTGATCGACGCGCAGGCCCCGGCCGTCGCCGGCAGCGTCTCCCGCCTGAACGCCGTCCTGGCGACCGAAGACTGGCCCGCCCGGCTGCTGGGCGAATACGCCCTCCTGCACCTGCTGTCGGTGGCCCACCGCCGCCTCCCCGAGATGGTGCGGGCCTCCGGCGACGGCGCGGACGCCCCGGAGCGGGCCGGGGCACCGCACCCGGCGGCCGCCGGGCTGCTGCAGCGGGTCCGCGAGCGGGTCGGTTTCCCGGTCACCAAGGAGGAGGTGCTCGCGGGGGAGACGGTCAGGGACGTATGGGACGTGCTCGGCCGCCGCGACGAGGAGCAGGACCGGCTGATCGCGCGCCGGGTCTGGCTCCGCGGCAGGGCCACGGGCCGGCCGGCGCTCGTGCTCTCCTTCGCCCCGGTCGGCCAGGCCCTCGACGCCTCGCTCGTCACCGGCACGGCACTCGACGCCGACCTGGCGTTCTATCCGGGGCCGTCACCGCTGCGGGCCCTGGTCGCCGCCCGCCACGACGCCGCACCCGCCGGCCCCGCGCCCGGATCCACCCCTGAACGGGCGCTGGAGGAGGTGGCCCGGGCGCTGGCGGGAGACCCCTGGGTGGACTCCTGGCCCGTCGTCCTCGACGGGGTGACCCCGGCCAGGGGCTCCTCCTGGCAGCTGGCCGGCCCCTCCGGGGGACTGGCGCTGCACCCGTCGGCCGGCACCCCGTGGCGGCTGCTCGCGGCCTCCGGCGGCCACCCGCTGACCGTCGCCGCCGAATGGACCCCCAGGGGGCTGCGGCCCCTCACGACCTGGGACGAGAAGGGCAGGGTGATCGTCCTGTGA
- a CDS encoding DUF5682 family protein: MSVSVLGIRHHGPGSARSLRDELERLRPDIVLIEGPPEADGLVELAKDPGLEPPVALLAYVPGEPSKAAFWPFAVFSPEWQAIRHAVEAGVPVRFCDLPAAHSLASRPEEEPGEGRAPDTAPEDAGPEDGRPADRRGPAGHAPGTEPPEGEGPQAGMPAVRTDPIGTLARAAGYDDPERWWEDVVEHRGDTPFRVIAEAMAAVRDGHVADAYEARREAFMRRTIRRAVKDGFERIAVVCGAWHVPALAGTAEEGAGWGAGLPTVKADDELLRGLPKVKAEMTWVPWTYGRLAAWSGYGAGVTSPGWYHHLFASADRPVERWLTAAAGVLREEDLPVSSAHVIEAVRLTQSLAVLRGRPLAGLAEVTEAVRAVLCEGDDLPVELIQRRMVVGERLGHVPDATPMVPLQRHLREEQRRLRLKPEALDREHDLDLRRPLDLERSRLLHRLRLLGVDWGTPQESRSKGTFRESWTLAWRPEFDVDLIEAGAWGTTVPAAAAARVRDLADGGQPAGPTSQGAAGQGPAGPVPGAPGGRAAAPAGPSLAGLTGLVERCLLADLPDALPYVLDALSARAALDSDVTHLMAALPAMVRAQRYGDVRGTPATGLAAIVDALLTRVCVGLGGAVTGLDDDAARDLLRHIDGVQAAVALLDGASGAGSPQTRWLAALRGACGRSDLHGLIEGRLTRILLDAGDLDADQVGPRMSRAMSAGHPPARAAAWIEGFLSGGGLLLVHDARLLALIDGWLTGLAPETFVDVLPLLRRTFGAFAAPERRSIGSRVRSLVTGAVPGAEGVAELDEERAAAAVRTVLMILGKAEAE, encoded by the coding sequence GTGAGCGTCTCCGTGCTGGGCATCCGGCACCACGGGCCGGGTTCGGCGCGGTCCCTGAGAGACGAGCTGGAGCGGCTCAGGCCGGACATCGTGCTCATCGAGGGCCCGCCGGAGGCGGACGGGCTGGTCGAGCTGGCCAAGGACCCCGGTCTCGAACCCCCGGTGGCGCTGCTGGCCTACGTGCCGGGAGAGCCGTCCAAGGCCGCCTTCTGGCCGTTCGCGGTCTTCTCCCCGGAGTGGCAGGCGATCCGTCACGCGGTGGAGGCGGGCGTCCCGGTCCGCTTCTGCGACCTGCCCGCCGCCCACAGCCTCGCCTCCCGCCCGGAGGAGGAGCCGGGAGAGGGGCGGGCACCGGACACGGCACCCGAGGACGCGGGGCCGGAGGACGGCCGGCCGGCGGACCGGCGGGGACCGGCCGGGCACGCGCCGGGGACGGAGCCGCCCGAGGGGGAGGGACCGCAGGCCGGGATGCCGGCCGTACGGACCGACCCGATCGGGACGCTCGCCCGCGCCGCCGGATACGACGATCCGGAGCGCTGGTGGGAGGACGTGGTCGAGCACCGGGGCGACACGCCGTTCCGGGTGATCGCCGAGGCCATGGCGGCGGTCCGCGACGGGCACGTCGCCGACGCCTACGAAGCCAGGCGCGAGGCCTTCATGCGGCGCACGATCCGCAGGGCGGTCAAGGACGGGTTCGAGCGGATCGCCGTCGTCTGCGGCGCCTGGCACGTGCCCGCGCTGGCCGGGACGGCGGAGGAGGGCGCCGGCTGGGGCGCGGGGCTGCCCACGGTGAAGGCCGACGACGAGCTGCTGCGGGGGCTGCCCAAGGTCAAGGCCGAGATGACCTGGGTGCCGTGGACCTACGGGCGGCTGGCCGCCTGGAGCGGATACGGCGCGGGAGTGACCTCACCGGGCTGGTACCACCACCTGTTCGCCTCCGCCGACCGTCCGGTGGAGCGGTGGCTGACCGCCGCCGCCGGGGTGCTGCGCGAGGAGGACCTGCCGGTCTCCTCCGCCCACGTCATCGAGGCGGTACGGCTCACGCAGAGCCTGGCCGTGCTCCGGGGACGGCCGCTGGCGGGGCTGGCGGAGGTCACCGAGGCGGTCCGGGCCGTCCTGTGCGAGGGCGACGACCTGCCGGTGGAGCTGATCCAGCGGCGCATGGTCGTGGGGGAGCGGCTCGGCCACGTCCCCGACGCGACCCCGATGGTCCCCCTCCAGCGCCACCTCCGCGAGGAGCAGCGCCGGCTGCGGCTCAAGCCCGAGGCCCTGGACCGTGAGCACGACCTCGACCTGCGCAGGCCCCTCGACCTGGAGCGCAGCAGGCTGCTGCACCGGCTGCGCCTGCTCGGCGTCGACTGGGGCACGCCCCAGGAGAGCCGGAGCAAGGGCACCTTCCGCGAGTCGTGGACGCTCGCCTGGCGCCCCGAGTTCGACGTCGACCTGATCGAGGCGGGCGCCTGGGGCACCACGGTCCCGGCGGCGGCCGCCGCCCGTGTCCGCGACCTCGCCGACGGCGGGCAGCCCGCCGGCCCCACGTCGCAGGGGGCCGCCGGGCAGGGGCCGGCCGGACCGGTGCCCGGGGCGCCCGGCGGACGGGCGGCCGCCCCCGCCGGGCCCTCGCTGGCCGGCCTCACCGGGCTGGTGGAGCGGTGTCTGCTGGCCGACCTGCCGGACGCGCTGCCGTACGTGCTCGACGCGCTGTCGGCGCGGGCCGCGCTCGACAGCGACGTCACCCACCTGATGGCCGCGCTCCCGGCGATGGTCCGCGCCCAGCGCTACGGCGACGTGCGCGGCACCCCCGCCACCGGCCTGGCCGCCATCGTCGACGCCCTGCTCACCAGGGTCTGCGTCGGGCTGGGCGGGGCGGTCACCGGCCTGGACGACGACGCCGCCCGCGACCTGCTGCGCCACATCGACGGGGTGCAGGCCGCCGTGGCCCTGCTCGACGGCGCCTCCGGAGCGGGATCGCCCCAGACGCGCTGGCTGGCCGCGCTGCGCGGTGCCTGCGGCCGCTCCGACCTGCACGGGCTGATCGAGGGCCGGCTCACCAGGATCCTGCTGGACGCCGGAGACCTCGACGCCGACCAGGTGGGCCCGCGGATGTCGCGGGCCATGTCGGCCGGGCACCCGCCGGCCCGGGCGGCCGCCTGGATCGAGGGGTTCCTGTCGGGCGGCGGCCTGCTGCTCGTCCATGACGCCCGGCTGCTCGCGCTGATCGACGGCTGGCTCACCGGGCTCGCCCCCGAGACGTTCGTGGACGTACTGCCCCTGCTCCGCCGGACGTTCGGCGCCTTCGCCGCGCCGGAACGGCGCTCGATCGGCTCGCGGGTCCGCTCGCTCGTGACCGGGGCGGTCCCCGGCGCGGAGGGGGTGGCGGAGCTCGAC
- a CDS encoding ATP-binding protein — protein MTTVLRAHAEDQYAEELAILAKDDDRVRPPGWKLSPWAVTRYILGDGDQITPKYIGPRRIVEVAVATLATDRALLLLGVPGTAKTWLSEHLAAAVSGDSTLLVQGTAGTAEEAIRYGWNYARLLAEGPSREALTPSPVMRAMSEGRIARVEELTRMPSDVQDALITVLSEKTLPIPELNEEVQATRGFNVIATANDRDRGVNDLSSALRRRFNTVVLPVPATAEEEVDIVSRRVGQLGRSLELPRTTTGLEEIRRVVTVFRELRTGVTEDGRTKVKSPSGTLSTAEAISVLTNGIALAAHFGDGVLRPSDVAAGIVGAVVQDPVSDQVVWREYLETVVRERQDWRDFYRACRDAG, from the coding sequence GTGACAACGGTTCTGCGGGCCCACGCCGAAGACCAGTACGCCGAGGAGCTGGCGATCCTGGCGAAGGACGACGACCGGGTCCGGCCGCCGGGCTGGAAGCTGTCCCCCTGGGCGGTGACCCGCTACATCCTGGGCGACGGTGATCAGATCACCCCGAAATACATCGGGCCCCGCCGCATCGTGGAGGTGGCGGTGGCGACCCTCGCCACCGACCGCGCGCTGCTGCTGCTCGGGGTGCCCGGCACCGCCAAGACCTGGCTGTCGGAGCACCTGGCGGCCGCGGTCAGCGGCGACTCCACCCTGCTCGTGCAGGGCACCGCGGGCACCGCCGAGGAGGCCATCCGCTACGGCTGGAACTACGCGCGGCTGCTGGCCGAGGGCCCGTCCCGGGAGGCGCTCACGCCCAGCCCGGTGATGCGCGCGATGTCCGAGGGGCGCATCGCCCGGGTGGAGGAGCTGACCCGCATGCCCTCCGACGTCCAGGACGCGCTGATCACCGTGCTGTCGGAGAAGACGCTGCCGATCCCCGAGCTCAACGAGGAGGTCCAGGCCACGCGCGGGTTCAACGTCATCGCCACCGCCAACGACCGCGACCGGGGGGTCAACGACCTGTCCAGCGCCCTGCGCCGCAGGTTCAACACCGTCGTGCTGCCGGTCCCGGCCACCGCCGAGGAGGAGGTGGACATCGTCTCCCGCCGCGTCGGCCAGCTCGGCCGCTCCCTGGAGCTGCCCCGGACCACGACCGGCCTGGAGGAGATCCGCCGCGTCGTCACGGTCTTCCGCGAGCTGCGCACCGGCGTCACCGAGGACGGCCGCACCAAGGTCAAGTCCCCCAGCGGCACCCTCAGCACCGCTGAGGCCATCTCCGTCCTCACCAACGGCATCGCGCTGGCGGCCCACTTCGGCGACGGCGTGCTCCGCCCCTCCGACGTGGCCGCCGGGATCGTCGGCGCCGTGGTCCAGGACCCGGTCTCCGACCAGGTCGTCTGGCGGGAATACCTCGAGACCGTCGTGCGCGAGCGCCAGGACTGGCGCGACTTCTACCGGGCCTGCCGTGACGCGGGCTGA
- a CDS encoding DUF5691 domain-containing protein, with protein MNASAEWEDLVSTALVGTDRRPLPGGAPGEVELLERAAVHTLRMRAGHRLEKGEPLSVAPPEEQPALSPAAADRLARILGGERPRLLTEWLETAAGHGYRISPHLLPELLDQGARDRSIRPHLGVLAGNRGRWLAGLNPEWGFLLEEVTSAAVTGADGAREVWELGTSGDRRAHLAALRAADPAEARELLAATWEKETPDDRAAFLEVLAERLSPDDEPFLESALDDRRREVRHQAADLLTRLPGSRLGLRMAERGARYLSVEDGRIQVTPPAACDGAMERDGIRAKPPRGTGERSWWLQQAVARTPLAVWPRLLGRPPAELVRMKIVDWGREVMAGWVRATVLQGDPEWARELFAWDPLADLLAALPPAEQERVAADFVRRHGLDGQLIMVLGGASAPWGPGLAKAVLQKILEVSGTQPWNLGELTKLAGERIDPALYGVAERLSPEPPIQEVAALLRFRDDMLKELV; from the coding sequence GTGAACGCCTCGGCCGAATGGGAGGACCTCGTCTCCACCGCGCTCGTCGGCACCGACCGCCGCCCCCTCCCGGGTGGCGCGCCGGGCGAGGTGGAGCTCCTCGAACGCGCCGCCGTGCACACGCTGCGGATGCGGGCCGGTCACCGGCTGGAGAAGGGCGAGCCGCTGAGCGTCGCGCCGCCCGAGGAGCAGCCCGCGCTCTCGCCCGCGGCCGCCGACCGGCTCGCCCGGATCCTCGGCGGCGAGCGGCCGAGGCTGCTGACCGAATGGCTGGAGACCGCGGCCGGGCACGGCTACCGGATCTCGCCGCACCTGCTGCCCGAGCTCCTCGACCAGGGGGCCAGAGACCGGTCGATCCGCCCGCACCTCGGAGTCCTCGCCGGAAACCGGGGCCGCTGGCTGGCCGGGCTCAACCCCGAGTGGGGCTTCCTGCTGGAGGAGGTCACCTCGGCCGCCGTGACCGGGGCCGACGGCGCCCGGGAGGTCTGGGAGCTGGGGACCTCCGGCGACCGCCGCGCCCACCTGGCCGCGCTGCGGGCGGCGGACCCGGCGGAGGCCAGGGAACTGCTCGCGGCGACGTGGGAGAAGGAGACCCCCGACGATCGGGCGGCGTTCCTGGAGGTCCTCGCCGAGCGGCTCTCGCCCGACGACGAGCCGTTCCTGGAGTCCGCCCTCGACGACCGCCGCCGCGAGGTCCGCCACCAGGCCGCCGACCTGCTCACCCGCCTGCCCGGCTCCCGCCTGGGCCTGCGGATGGCCGAGCGGGGCGCCCGCTACCTCTCCGTCGAGGACGGGAGGATCCAGGTCACCCCGCCCGCCGCCTGCGACGGCGCGATGGAGCGCGACGGGATCCGGGCCAAGCCGCCCCGGGGCACGGGCGAGCGGAGCTGGTGGCTCCAGCAGGCCGTGGCGCGCACCCCGCTCGCCGTCTGGCCCCGTCTGCTCGGCCGCCCGCCGGCCGAGCTGGTCCGCATGAAGATCGTCGACTGGGGCCGGGAGGTCATGGCGGGGTGGGTCAGGGCCACCGTGCTCCAGGGCGACCCCGAATGGGCCAGGGAGCTGTTCGCCTGGGACCCGCTCGCCGACCTGCTGGCCGCGCTGCCCCCCGCCGAGCAGGAGCGCGTCGCGGCCGACTTCGTCCGCCGGCACGGCCTGGACGGCCAGCTCATCATGGTCCTCGGCGGCGCCTCGGCCCCCTGGGGGCCAGGCCTGGCCAAGGCCGTGCTGCAGAAGATCCTCGAGGTCTCCGGCACCCAGCCGTGGAACCTCGGCGAGCTGACCAAGCTCGCCGGTGAGCGCATCGACCCCGCCCTGTACGGCGTGGCCGAACGCCTCTCGCCCGAACCGCCCATCCAGGAGGTCGCCGCCCTCCTGCGTTTCCGTGACGACATGTTGAAGGAGCTTGTGTGA
- a CDS encoding ABC transporter substrate-binding protein, whose translation MVKRIHIIAGVVIVGGLTMGGCATGGLPAKDAPKISQSSGGTLSGEIKVWSWDVAAKALQRMAPEFEKTHPGVKVQVVDIGYDNAYDKITVGLKSGSGLPDVITLEDDRISGYVENFPNGLVDLSGVASKYKADFDQAKWAAATSGKGLFALPWDSAPVGLFYRRDYFKQAGVDPDSIVTWDDAIKAGEKIKQVTGKRLFVADLTTPDMFTTLLQQLGQGYFKDGKVAVNSPAAVRALTLLKTLKDKDLLQNEKGWDGRVTATKQGKTATQPTAAWWSGTLTGEMPELSGKFGVVPLPAFDANGVRTSANGGSALAVTSQTKNQEAAWAFVQWLLASKDNQVAMMRNEALFPAYLPALTDPLFDEAQPYFGGQRVNRLFADEVRNIPPIELTGDDSQAREILKKAVSGSLLDGDDPKAALDEAATRIASATKRPLAQ comes from the coding sequence ATGGTGAAGAGGATCCACATCATCGCCGGAGTCGTGATCGTCGGCGGGCTCACGATGGGCGGTTGCGCTACCGGGGGCCTCCCCGCGAAGGACGCGCCGAAGATCTCGCAGAGCTCGGGCGGCACGCTCTCCGGAGAGATCAAGGTCTGGTCCTGGGATGTCGCGGCGAAGGCGCTGCAGCGTATGGCCCCCGAGTTCGAGAAGACCCACCCCGGGGTGAAGGTCCAGGTGGTGGACATCGGCTACGACAACGCCTACGACAAGATCACGGTCGGCCTCAAGTCGGGTTCCGGGCTGCCGGACGTGATCACCCTGGAGGACGACCGCATTTCCGGGTACGTCGAGAACTTCCCCAACGGCCTGGTGGATCTGAGCGGCGTCGCGAGCAAGTACAAGGCCGACTTCGACCAGGCCAAGTGGGCCGCGGCCACCTCGGGCAAGGGCCTGTTCGCATTGCCGTGGGACTCCGCGCCGGTGGGCCTGTTCTACCGCCGTGACTACTTCAAACAGGCGGGAGTCGACCCCGACTCCATCGTCACCTGGGACGACGCGATCAAGGCAGGCGAGAAGATCAAGCAGGTCACCGGGAAACGTCTGTTCGTCGCCGACCTCACGACCCCCGACATGTTCACGACCCTGCTCCAGCAGCTCGGTCAGGGCTACTTCAAGGACGGCAAGGTCGCGGTGAACAGCCCCGCGGCGGTCAGGGCGCTCACCCTGCTCAAGACCCTCAAGGACAAGGACCTGCTGCAGAACGAGAAGGGCTGGGACGGCCGGGTCACCGCGACCAAGCAGGGCAAGACCGCCACCCAGCCGACCGCCGCCTGGTGGAGCGGGACGCTGACCGGGGAGATGCCCGAGCTGTCGGGCAAGTTCGGGGTCGTCCCGCTGCCCGCCTTCGACGCCAACGGCGTCCGCACCTCCGCCAACGGCGGCTCGGCGCTGGCCGTCACCTCGCAGACGAAGAACCAGGAAGCGGCCTGGGCGTTCGTCCAGTGGCTGCTCGCGAGCAAGGACAACCAGGTCGCCATGATGAGGAACGAGGCCCTGTTCCCCGCCTACCTGCCCGCACTGACCGATCCGCTGTTCGACGAGGCGCAGCCGTACTTCGGCGGGCAGCGGGTCAACCGCCTGTTCGCCGACGAGGTCCGGAACATCCCGCCGATCGAGCTGACCGGGGACGACTCCCAGGCCCGGGAGATACTGAAGAAGGCCGTCTCCGGTTCGCTGCTGGACGGCGACGA